Genomic segment of Candidatus Omnitrophota bacterium:
ACAACCAGGATAGCATAGAGCTCATAAACAGGGAATTCGCAAAGGTCAAGGCCGCAAAAAGGATACACGGCCCCTTTCTTGCCCTTGCCCCGGCAAGTTCTGATACGCGTATCCGTAATCTGTCAAAACAGCGTATGCTTTCCGGCCTGCGTGTATGTAAAGCGCTGGGATGCGACAATATTGTATTGCACAGCCACTATGATCCTGTTTATCACAAAAAGCATAAGGCTGATTGGCAAAAATACGCGGATATGACCTGGGCTGATGTGGAGGCTTTGAGCAAAGAACTTTGTATCACTGTCAATATTGAGAATTCGGAGGATGACGGCCCGGATGCCGTATTCTATCTTTTAGATAGGTACCCGTCTTTTAAGGCCTGTTTTGACCTTGCCCATTATACTGTATTTGGTTTAGAGCCCTGGAAAGATATCCTTGCCTCGTATCCTAATGGCTCTGTCAATGAAGCGCACATATCGGACAATAATACAAAGGAAGACCAGCATCTTATTTTAGGACGCGGGCTTGTTGATATCAAAGGTTTTTTACGGCAGCTGCGCCTTGCCGGCAATGCCGTCGTTACCATTGAGCCTCATTCAAAGGCGGATATGATAAAAGATATAGAATACATGAGAGATTTTTCTTGACAATGTTTTTTCGTGTTGTTAAACTATAAAAAATAGGGCCATGCATTCATAAAAGGAGGAAAGCAGATGTCAAAAAGCGTTAAGGTCGGGGTGGTTTGCGTGTTGGTATTATGCGTTGCCGCGATAGCTTTGCCTGCGTTTGCGCAGGAAGGCAGCGTGATAGAAAAAATGGGTAAAAAACTTGGGCGAGGTATAGTGAATATCGCGACAGGCTGGGTGGAACTGCCGAAAAATATATATGATATAAGCGTTGAAAAAAATAACCCGCTTATGGGTATTACCTACGGCACGTTAAAAGGCTTAGGCATGACTGTGGTAAGGACAGGCGCTGGTGCGTATGATACCGTGACTTTTCTATTCCCTGTCCCGCAGGATTATCAGCCGATATTGCAGCCTGAATTTGTGTTTGAAGAGAAATAGTCCAATAACCGGTGGCATCTGTTGAGAATGATTAAAACGAAGCAATAAAAACAGATTAAATGAAGATTTATTGCTTCGTTTTATTTTGGAAAGCGGTTTATTATGGGCATATCCAGAGAAGTCAGAGAGCGCAGATCCAGCAACCGCAAAACAGGCTCGGATGAAAAAAGAAATTATATAAGGGCCGATGTTTCCGTACCGATTATTATTTATGTGAAGAAAAAGAACGGCCCTGAAAAGGTGAATGCCAGGGCTTGGAACATTAGCGCCAGCGGTATGATGGTAGAGGCGGGTGATAATTTTGATACCGGTATAAAGGTCGGCATTGAAATTACCACGCCAGGCAGTCCCAACCCGGTGCACTGTAAAGGCAGGATAGTGTGGGCATCGGAAGGCAAGATCGGCAAAAACGGTTATAGCTACGGTGTGGAATTTATTTCCATTGAAGAAGACAACAAGAACACATTCCTGAAGTTTTTATGTGATCTAATATACAAGAACTCGCAAACTTTGTGAACAGCTGTTGATCTTTTTGGATTGTGCGGAACAAAAAAAAGGAGGTGGCAAAGTGGCAAGGAGGGGGTTTAGGTTATTTGCGGCATGGGTTTTGGTTGTCGCCTGTCTTGCATCCTGCGGATATGCGCTGGCGGATGATGGATGCCAGTCTGCCGGAGGGGAGAACAAGGTGGTAAAATTTTTTAAGGGTGTTTTTAAATGGCCTTTTAGCGTTACGAAACAAGGCGCTGAAACTGTTGGCCGAACCACAAAAGCCGGAGTTACTACCGTTGCGAATACAGGTGTTAGCGCCGTTGAGACTGTAACGGGTAAACCTGAAAAGATAAAGGATGTTATTGTTGAGCCTGTCAAAGGCACGGCCGAGACAGGATATACAGCTGCTGAAGGAGGCATTAAAACGCCTGTAGAGGGGACAAAAGAGGCATTTGAATAGTAAGAGGCTGGTGTGATTTTTATGCGTGTATCTAAAAATCATACCAGTCTTTTTTATTTTACATGTCCGGCAATAAATCATGAAAATTAAAATTAATTATATAAAAAACATAGCGGTTTTGACAGTTGACGGCAAAATCAATATTAATTCGTCAAAGCTTATAGAGAGCGTAGCGGGCCTGCTGGACAAGGGCGTATCTAAGCTCATTATTGATATGCAAAAAGTGGATTTCGTTGATTATAACGGCCTGTCTGTGATAGCCATCACCTATAAGAATGTTCTTAACAATAACAGCGCCATGAAACTATGCGGGATTGCCCCGCACATACAAGAGCTTTTCAGGGTTGTAAAACTTGATGATGTCTTTGAGATATATAACGACATCAATAGCGCTGTATCCGGTTTTGAGGTTGCAACGGATGGCATACGGGCGAAAAGCAGGCCAGGTATCCAGCCGTTGAGAAGGAAATTCGCAAGGCTTGACATGGACATTCCGGTGACATACAGGCTTTCTCTGCCTGGGAAATGCTTTGCGACTACCGAGATACTAACCGGAAGAATAGAAAATATAAGCGGCGCCGGGCTGTTCGTGCGTTCAATAAACCTGCTGCCTCCGGGCAGCGAGGTATCGGTTGGAGTAAAACTGAATAATGATCAGGAACCCAGATACTTTAACGGTGTGGTAATGTGGCTCGCGGACAAAAATCTCCAGCCCTGGCTGTTCCCCGGAATGGGGATAGCTTTTACGGATATATCATACGGTATCAGAG
This window contains:
- a CDS encoding sugar phosphate isomerase/epimerase — translated: NQDSIELINREFAKVKAAKRIHGPFLALAPASSDTRIRNLSKQRMLSGLRVCKALGCDNIVLHSHYDPVYHKKHKADWQKYADMTWADVEALSKELCITVNIENSEDDGPDAVFYLLDRYPSFKACFDLAHYTVFGLEPWKDILASYPNGSVNEAHISDNNTKEDQHLILGRGLVDIKGFLRQLRLAGNAVVTIEPHSKADMIKDIEYMRDFS
- a CDS encoding exosortase system-associated protein, TIGR04073 family, producing MSKSVKVGVVCVLVLCVAAIALPAFAQEGSVIEKMGKKLGRGIVNIATGWVELPKNIYDISVEKNNPLMGITYGTLKGLGMTVVRTGAGAYDTVTFLFPVPQDYQPILQPEFVFEEK
- a CDS encoding PilZ domain-containing protein, giving the protein MGISREVRERRSSNRKTGSDEKRNYIRADVSVPIIIYVKKKNGPEKVNARAWNISASGMMVEAGDNFDTGIKVGIEITTPGSPNPVHCKGRIVWASEGKIGKNGYSYGVEFISIEEDNKNTFLKFLCDLIYKNSQTL
- a CDS encoding anti-sigma factor antagonist (This anti-anti-sigma factor, or anti-sigma factor antagonist, belongs to a family that includes characterized members SpoIIAA, RsbV, RsfA, and RsfB.), translating into MKIKINYIKNIAVLTVDGKININSSKLIESVAGLLDKGVSKLIIDMQKVDFVDYNGLSVIAITYKNVLNNNSAMKLCGIAPHIQELFRVVKLDDVFEIYNDINSAVSGFEVATDGIRAKSRPGIQPLRRKFARLDMDIPVTYRLSLPGKCFATTEILTGRIENISGAGLFVRSINLLPPGSEVSVGVKLNNDQEPRYFNGVVMWLADKNLQPWLFPGMGIAFTDISYGIRENILQFIEKNATHRKG